A single uncultured Acetobacterium sp. DNA region contains:
- a CDS encoding MFS transporter, with amino-acid sequence MGAISITLPFFVTAGIMFLSVICTYFFLPESLSPEKQSTHFSIKSFNIFGQIKDIFTLKEAKALIIVGGFFYVGLEIYQFNFSIFLKDIFSWGPALIGGLFTIIGACDILSRAVLLPCLLKKFSERAIGITGLLGLALGLTLIMLSTQILSPILIIAGVMSITLGEGLFDPSYNGRLSQAVDESNQGKLQGVSQSLQSVYRVLVPLAAAAIYSFSPGLLYGVAAGVIVVSLLLFSKLQSHYILKEV; translated from the coding sequence CTGGGCGCCATTTCAATCACGCTGCCGTTTTTCGTTACTGCCGGTATTATGTTTCTCTCCGTTATCTGCACCTATTTCTTTTTGCCGGAATCATTGTCCCCGGAAAAACAATCAACCCATTTTTCCATAAAAAGTTTCAATATTTTTGGTCAGATCAAAGATATTTTCACCCTAAAAGAGGCCAAAGCGCTTATCATCGTCGGCGGATTCTTCTATGTGGGATTAGAAATCTATCAATTTAATTTCAGTATCTTTTTAAAAGATATTTTCTCCTGGGGTCCAGCACTGATCGGTGGTTTGTTTACGATTATTGGAGCCTGCGATATTCTTTCACGGGCGGTGTTATTACCATGCCTTCTTAAAAAGTTCAGTGAGCGAGCTATTGGTATTACCGGTCTTTTGGGACTGGCTCTGGGTTTGACGCTGATAATGCTGAGTACTCAGATCTTGTCGCCGATACTTATTATAGCCGGAGTGATGAGTATCACCCTGGGCGAAGGTTTGTTTGATCCATCCTACAATGGACGCCTTTCACAGGCTGTTGACGAAAGCAATCAAGGAAAATTGCAGGGTGTCAGTCAAAGTTTGCAATCAGTTTACCGCGTTCTTGTTCCGCTTGCCGCTGCCGCGATTTATTCATTCAGCCCGGGCCTTCTCTATGGCGTGGCCGCTGGTGTGATTGTTGTCTCACTCCTGCTATTTTCGAAATTACAATCTCACTATATTTTAAAAGAAGTTTAA
- a CDS encoding class I SAM-dependent methyltransferase, translated as MNHTHHSDQHDQKFLNKLAVLNSRQRAQLIPPETLIRQMPIQKNHTLLDIGAGSGFFTIPMAESTTGKVYAMDPDPRMLSVIEDKAKEKGLTNIELIQDYLENLNIQNNSVDFAMASLILHEVSSLSKALTTIFEVLKTGGHLLCLEYEQDDLIVEGPPMSIRIGSEDLEKALALIGFELIKKTKISDALYTVLAVKKEQ; from the coding sequence ATGAATCACACCCATCATAGCGACCAGCATGATCAAAAATTTTTAAACAAACTTGCCGTTTTAAATAGCCGCCAAAGAGCGCAACTCATCCCACCCGAAACCCTTATTCGCCAAATGCCCATTCAAAAAAACCATACTTTACTCGATATCGGTGCCGGCTCCGGTTTTTTTACAATTCCGATGGCCGAAAGCACCACTGGCAAGGTGTATGCGATGGATCCTGATCCACGCATGCTCAGCGTCATCGAAGATAAGGCAAAGGAAAAAGGACTTACTAATATTGAACTGATTCAAGATTATCTTGAGAACTTAAACATTCAAAATAACAGTGTTGATTTTGCGATGGCATCCTTAATCCTCCACGAAGTAAGTTCACTGTCAAAAGCACTTACAACTATATTTGAGGTGCTAAAAACAGGCGGTCACTTGTTATGTCTGGAGTATGAACAGGACGACTTGATCGTCGAAGGACCGCCAATGTCGATTCGGATTGGCTCAGAGGATCTCGAAAAAGCATTGGCATTAATTGGCTTTGAACTGATTAAGAAGACTAAAATTAGTGATGCGCTCTATACTGTTTTAGCTGTTAAAAAAGAGCAGTAA
- a CDS encoding cupin domain-containing protein, whose product MSESKITIANIENTPSKHESYQNYEYFKHLIVSKKPENQCTVAIMEIPPQKSAFPYHFHAGITEVFYIISGNGKLETPDGDKTVKKGDVIVLPPGEVGAHRITNTSASDLLVYLDCDTTSAADVAFYPHSGKVGFIIDGQPNTFFDLSENADYYKGE is encoded by the coding sequence TTGAGCGAGTCAAAAATTACCATCGCCAATATTGAAAATACCCCGTCAAAACACGAAAGCTATCAAAATTATGAGTATTTTAAACATTTAATTGTTTCTAAAAAACCTGAAAACCAATGCACGGTAGCGATTATGGAAATCCCGCCGCAAAAGTCGGCATTTCCATATCATTTTCATGCCGGAATCACAGAGGTTTTTTATATCATCAGTGGCAACGGGAAATTAGAAACTCCCGATGGCGACAAAACGGTTAAGAAAGGCGATGTCATCGTTCTTCCGCCCGGGGAAGTTGGCGCCCACCGCATTACTAACACTTCCGCATCGGATTTGCTGGTATATCTGGACTGTGATACCACTTCTGCCGCCGACGTGGCTTTTTATCCCCATTCTGGAAAGGTCGGATTTATCATCGATGGCCAGCCAAATACATTTTTTGATCTATCCGAAAATGCGGATTATTATAAAGGGGAATAA
- a CDS encoding MarR family transcriptional regulator, which yields MNKEEQIISGFRDIYNKLVWLNKFKMEDSLKGYTSSEVHCIEYIGGNVDSNVTKLAESFYMTRGAISKLTKKMIEKGIIESYQKPDNKKEIYFRLTEQGNAINKIHEDLHEAFQERDKAVFEEITEAQFDSMLSFMEKYRKHLDTEIKKQGVEITNRNDLE from the coding sequence ATGAACAAAGAAGAACAGATCATTAGCGGTTTCAGGGATATATACAACAAATTGGTTTGGCTTAATAAGTTTAAGATGGAAGACAGCCTTAAAGGTTATACGTCTTCTGAAGTACATTGTATCGAATACATTGGCGGCAATGTCGATTCCAACGTGACCAAACTGGCGGAGTCTTTTTATATGACTAGGGGCGCCATCAGTAAGCTAACGAAGAAAATGATCGAAAAGGGCATTATCGAAAGCTACCAGAAACCGGATAATAAGAAAGAAATCTATTTTAGGCTGACAGAGCAAGGGAACGCAATTAACAAAATCCATGAGGATTTGCACGAAGCGTTTCAGGAGCGGGATAAGGCCGTCTTTGAGGAAATAACTGAAGCACAATTTGACAGTATGCTTAGCTTCATGGAAAAGTATCGTAAGCATTTGGATACAGAAATAAAGAAGCAAGGTGTCGAGATAACCAATCGAAATGATCTTGAATAA
- a CDS encoding TetR/AcrR family transcriptional regulator: MSRNRLPANEAKAFILSHARTLFIDKGYDRATMDDLCQLTSMSKGNIYHHFKNKEDIYLQLLNLHITELTNRWLNPEFQSMPPTDQLIALADHYGRDCENPLLSSAIEFANTVANDSDVLPVIMEMFELISNSVKEIVQRGVDQQIFKGADVESMSFAVMSMLSGATQLCLTMPHLSGDEYAALHVNAIKLLLSGIAAE, translated from the coding sequence GTGTCAAGAAACCGACTACCAGCCAATGAAGCTAAAGCATTTATTTTATCCCATGCGCGCACGTTATTCATAGATAAAGGCTATGATAGAGCCACAATGGACGATCTATGCCAATTAACATCGATGAGTAAAGGCAATATCTATCATCACTTTAAAAACAAAGAAGATATTTACCTGCAACTGCTCAACCTTCACATAACCGAACTGACCAACCGCTGGCTTAATCCAGAATTTCAATCGATGCCGCCAACCGACCAGTTGATAGCCCTGGCAGATCACTATGGCAGAGACTGTGAAAACCCGTTGCTCAGTTCGGCCATAGAATTCGCCAATACCGTCGCAAATGACTCCGACGTGTTACCGGTGATCATGGAGATGTTTGAGCTAATATCAAATAGTGTTAAAGAGATCGTACAGCGAGGCGTTGATCAACAGATCTTTAAGGGTGCCGATGTTGAGTCGATGAGTTTTGCCGTCATGTCGATGTTATCGGGAGCCACCCAACTATGCCTAACCATGCCACATTTAAGCGGAGACGAATATGCAGCCTTGCATGTCAATGCAATCAAACTGCTATTATCCGGAATAGCCGCCGAATGA
- a CDS encoding Rrf2 family transcriptional regulator: MKYTKATNYALHIMAYFVKHEGKDNLSLQPLASHMNISPTYLSKILTQLVKADLIQSTAGVNGGYSLRKPKSEISFYDVIQAIEGSGALFTCEMDEKHACQIERVMSDAEKKMVNYLKEKHIYDIV; encoded by the coding sequence ATGAAGTATACAAAAGCGACGAATTACGCTTTGCATATAATGGCCTATTTCGTTAAGCACGAAGGCAAAGACAATTTAAGTCTTCAGCCTTTAGCTAGTCACATGAATATATCCCCGACCTACCTGTCCAAGATCCTAACTCAATTAGTCAAGGCTGACCTTATTCAATCTACTGCTGGCGTAAATGGCGGTTATAGTCTTCGGAAACCGAAGTCCGAAATAAGCTTTTACGACGTCATCCAAGCCATTGAAGGCAGCGGCGCGCTTTTCACTTGTGAAATGGACGAAAAGCATGCTTGTCAAATTGAAAGGGTTATGAGTGACGCTGAAAAGAAAATGGTCAATTACCTTAAAGAAAAACATATTTATGACATTGTCTGA
- a CDS encoding ABC transporter permease, whose product METAQKHFFSDMSVMLERSMRHIFRSMDTIITVTIMPIAFMLLFVYVFGGAIQTGTDNYVNYLLPGILLIAIASGISYTAYRLFMDMQRGIFERFHSMPIARSTVLWGHVLSSLVSNAISVVVIIAVALMMGFRSPAGILSWFAVAGILTLFTLALSWVAVIAGLSAKTVDGAGAFSYPIIFLPFISSAFVPTESMPSGVRVFADNQPVTSIVEAIRALLSGQPVGNDIWIALTWCIGIMIVAYFFAMRAYKKRV is encoded by the coding sequence ATGGAAACTGCCCAAAAACACTTTTTTAGCGACATGAGCGTGATGCTGGAACGTTCCATGCGCCATATTTTTCGCAGCATGGACACGATCATCACGGTTACGATTATGCCGATTGCCTTTATGCTACTGTTTGTCTATGTATTCGGCGGTGCCATTCAAACCGGTACCGACAACTATGTGAATTACCTGCTGCCTGGCATCCTGCTGATCGCCATTGCCAGCGGCATCTCCTATACTGCTTACCGGTTGTTTATGGATATGCAGCGGGGCATCTTCGAGCGTTTTCACTCCATGCCCATTGCCCGTTCCACGGTGCTATGGGGACATGTGCTCTCCTCGCTGGTATCTAATGCGATTTCGGTTGTTGTCATTATTGCCGTCGCCCTAATGATGGGTTTCCGCTCCCCGGCGGGGATCCTGTCATGGTTTGCGGTTGCCGGGATCCTGACGTTGTTTACCCTAGCCTTATCCTGGGTGGCCGTGATTGCCGGATTATCCGCAAAAACAGTTGACGGAGCCGGCGCCTTTTCCTATCCGATTATCTTCCTGCCATTTATCAGTTCAGCCTTTGTGCCAACGGAATCAATGCCGTCGGGTGTCCGTGTCTTTGCCGACAACCAGCCAGTGACTTCTATCGTTGAAGCCATTCGGGCGCTTCTATCCGGTCAGCCGGTGGGTAATGACATTTGGATCGCCCTTACCTGGTGTATCGGGATTATGATCGTGGCCTATTTCTTTGCCATGAGGGCATATAAAAAGCGGGTATAA
- a CDS encoding ATP-binding cassette domain-containing protein, with protein sequence MPKAIEVQGLQKSYKQLQVLNNVNFEVEKGSIFALLGSNGAGKTTIVKILTTLLKQDHGTATVNGFDVAAKPDMVRQSISLTGQFAAVDEILTGRENIIMIAKLRHLINPRQIADDLLNRFGLTDAADRRVSTYSGGMHRRLDIAMSLVGIPQLIFLDEPTTGLDPEARLEVWKIIKELAGGGTTVLLTTQYLEEAEQLADQIAILHEGKIIANGTLDELKQLFPPAKLEYVEKQPTLEEIFLAIIGKKED encoded by the coding sequence ATGCCCAAAGCAATTGAAGTGCAAGGACTGCAAAAGTCCTACAAGCAGCTCCAGGTTCTGAATAACGTTAATTTTGAGGTGGAAAAAGGCAGTATTTTTGCCCTGCTCGGCTCCAACGGCGCCGGCAAAACAACAATTGTCAAAATCCTTACCACCCTGCTTAAACAAGATCACGGAACCGCCACTGTAAATGGCTTCGATGTCGCGGCAAAGCCCGACATGGTGCGGCAGTCGATCAGTCTGACCGGTCAATTTGCCGCGGTGGACGAGATTCTGACCGGACGCGAAAACATCATCATGATCGCCAAGCTGCGACACCTCATCAATCCCCGTCAGATTGCCGACGATCTGCTGAATCGCTTTGGCCTGACCGACGCCGCCGACCGCAGAGTGTCAACCTACTCGGGCGGGATGCACCGCCGACTCGATATCGCCATGAGCCTGGTCGGTATCCCGCAGCTTATTTTCCTCGACGAACCAACCACCGGACTTGATCCCGAGGCGCGCCTTGAGGTGTGGAAGATTATCAAAGAACTTGCTGGCGGCGGCACGACCGTACTGCTGACCACCCAGTATCTGGAGGAAGCAGAACAGCTTGCCGATCAAATTGCTATTTTGCATGAAGGTAAGATTATCGCAAACGGTACCCTCGATGAACTGAAGCAGCTGTTCCCGCCAGCGAAGTTGGAGTATGTTGAAAAACAACCGACTTTGGAAGAGATATTCCTTGCCATCATCGGCAAAAAGGAGGACTAG
- a CDS encoding FAD:protein FMN transferase, protein MRQSTVNEGNSFGMNTEIAYSVFGEKAESAIAAMTTELLRLENKLSRFMPGSEVSRINRLAGLDSIKISRELYEIMSFAHLVSEISQGMFDITVAPLVDLWDYKKAKDVPAKSKIRNILSKVDYRELILNPKDYIAGLSKLGQAIDLGGIGKGYASDRCMQLFQQYGVNSAYINIGGNVATLGNKPDSSLWRVGIRHPRHDQQLIGVVRVAGKAVVTSGDYERCFFDRQDKRWHHILDPTTGYPAESGLISVSVIADSAMIADALSTTIFVAGLNKGIGYLAQFTRTEIVIVDKNLQVFITPGLNEWFHAADGIKANII, encoded by the coding sequence ATGCGGCAATCAACAGTCAACGAGGGCAACAGTTTTGGCATGAATACTGAAATTGCCTACAGCGTTTTTGGTGAAAAGGCAGAGTCGGCCATTGCGGCCATGACAACTGAACTTTTACGGCTGGAAAATAAATTAAGTCGCTTTATGCCGGGTAGCGAGGTTAGTAGAATTAATCGGTTGGCAGGATTAGATTCTATCAAAATCAGTCGTGAATTGTATGAGATCATGTCGTTTGCACATTTGGTTTCTGAAATATCACAAGGAATGTTTGATATTACGGTCGCTCCTTTGGTGGATCTATGGGATTATAAAAAGGCAAAAGATGTTCCGGCTAAATCGAAAATTCGCAATATCTTGTCGAAGGTTGATTATCGCGAATTAATCCTGAATCCGAAAGATTATATCGCGGGCCTTAGCAAACTGGGACAGGCCATTGATCTGGGTGGCATTGGAAAGGGTTATGCTAGTGATCGGTGTATGCAGCTTTTTCAGCAGTATGGTGTGAATTCGGCCTATATAAATATTGGCGGAAATGTAGCCACACTCGGAAATAAACCGGATAGCTCTTTGTGGCGTGTTGGAATTCGCCACCCCAGGCATGATCAACAGTTGATTGGAGTGGTCAGAGTAGCTGGGAAAGCAGTCGTGACATCAGGTGATTATGAGCGGTGTTTTTTTGATCGCCAGGATAAAAGATGGCATCATATCCTGGATCCAACCACTGGCTATCCGGCAGAATCCGGATTAATCAGCGTTTCTGTGATCGCCGACAGTGCAATGATTGCCGATGCACTGTCAACGACAATATTTGTGGCCGGCCTCAATAAGGGGATCGGATATCTGGCGCAATTTACCAGGACTGAAATTGTAATTGTTGATAAAAACCTGCAGGTTTTTATCACACCAGGCTTAAATGAGTGGTTTCATGCGGCTGACGGAATAAAGGCAAATATTATCTAA
- a CDS encoding DUF1048 domain-containing protein, with product MRIQDIIEGKKEWRAHMARVKALPQDYQIVYKEIQKYLFKVGPVELTEGTELLSGIVDLFDEGVALGKGVLEVTGSDVAAFCDELIKDSKTYADLYQESVDHKVNQAMKKSIDKIN from the coding sequence ATGAGAATACAAGACATTATTGAAGGTAAAAAAGAGTGGCGCGCGCACATGGCGCGTGTTAAAGCGCTCCCCCAGGATTATCAGATTGTTTATAAAGAAATTCAAAAATATCTCTTTAAGGTCGGCCCGGTTGAGTTAACCGAAGGAACAGAATTGCTATCCGGGATTGTCGATCTTTTTGACGAAGGTGTGGCCCTGGGAAAAGGCGTGCTCGAAGTGACCGGCAGTGACGTCGCCGCTTTCTGCGACGAGCTCATCAAAGATTCAAAAACATATGCTGACCTCTATCAAGAATCGGTTGACCATAAAGTTAACCAAGCCATGAAAAAATCGATCGATAAAATAAATTAA
- a CDS encoding DUF523 and DUF1722 domain-containing protein encodes MEKKQRPQVVVSKCMGFDACRYNGQTLPDKFVEKLKDYVDYHPVCAEVEIGLGVPRNPIRLVMEDEKTVLYQPATDTEYTQEMIAFSQNYLDSLKAVDGFILKGRSPSCGTKDVKIYLGKVKATSSIKGQGIFAAQAFQHYPYAAIEEEGRLTNFRIREHFLTKLYTMCSYREVEKTAIMADLVKFQANNKYLLMAYSQKEQKALGRIVANHEKLSVDQVISNYKEHLGIAFSKIPRQSNFINVMMHIFGYFSKYLSSDEKAFILDSFEKYRSGKIPLSVPLNVLKIYVIRYNDAYLLEQTIWAPFPEELMDISDSGKMEDISRKA; translated from the coding sequence ATGGAAAAGAAACAAAGGCCTCAAGTTGTTGTCAGCAAATGTATGGGTTTTGATGCCTGTCGCTATAATGGGCAGACACTTCCAGACAAGTTTGTTGAAAAGTTGAAAGATTATGTGGATTACCACCCGGTTTGTGCGGAAGTGGAAATTGGCTTGGGTGTACCGAGAAATCCCATTCGATTGGTGATGGAAGATGAAAAAACGGTTTTGTATCAACCCGCCACCGATACCGAATATACTCAGGAGATGATCGCCTTCTCGCAGAACTATTTAGACAGTCTAAAAGCAGTGGATGGTTTTATCCTAAAAGGACGATCCCCGTCTTGCGGAACCAAGGATGTTAAAATTTATTTGGGAAAAGTCAAAGCGACCAGTTCCATCAAAGGACAGGGGATATTTGCCGCCCAGGCGTTTCAACATTATCCTTATGCGGCCATTGAAGAAGAGGGGCGGTTGACCAATTTCAGGATACGGGAGCATTTTCTAACAAAATTATATACCATGTGCAGCTATCGTGAAGTGGAAAAAACAGCAATCATGGCAGATCTGGTTAAATTCCAAGCGAACAATAAGTACTTACTGATGGCTTATAGTCAGAAAGAACAAAAAGCTCTGGGGCGGATCGTTGCAAATCACGAAAAATTATCAGTAGATCAAGTCATTAGTAACTATAAAGAACATCTGGGGATTGCTTTTTCCAAAATTCCCCGACAAAGTAACTTTATTAATGTGATGATGCACATATTTGGCTATTTTTCAAAATATCTTTCAAGTGATGAAAAGGCCTTTATTCTAGACAGCTTTGAAAAATATCGGAGTGGGAAAATACCCTTAAGCGTGCCACTTAATGTGCTCAAAATCTATGTCATCCGCTACAATGATGCTTATCTTCTGGAACAAACCATTTGGGCACCATTTCCCGAAGAATTGATGGATATCAGTGATTCGGGAAAAATGGAAGATATCAGTAGGAAGGCGTAG
- a CDS encoding FMN-binding protein, translated as MSKREKRKVKKMWIVLLVIIAVIGVGSLGALLADAPGRREAGELVFSDVRFKNLVDGTYIGEFKGEKSHLRDAKVEVIISGGEIAKVTILNGAVDKEGKPAKLTGGQDIDDLFNAAIQAQTLQVDVISGATLTSKAHLKALEKALEQAQVK; from the coding sequence TTGAGTAAACGAGAAAAAAGGAAGGTGAAAAAAATGTGGATTGTATTATTGGTTATAATAGCAGTTATTGGCGTTGGATCACTGGGAGCATTATTAGCTGATGCACCGGGGCGGCGCGAAGCAGGAGAACTTGTTTTTTCGGATGTTCGATTTAAAAATCTTGTCGACGGAACATACATTGGCGAATTTAAGGGAGAAAAGTCTCACTTAAGAGACGCCAAGGTCGAAGTGATAATATCAGGCGGTGAAATCGCTAAGGTTACAATTCTAAATGGTGCTGTGGACAAAGAGGGGAAACCGGCAAAGTTGACAGGTGGACAAGATATTGACGATTTATTTAATGCGGCAATTCAAGCGCAGACCCTCCAAGTGGATGTTATCAGCGGTGCGACATTGACATCTAAAGCACATTTGAAGGCACTTGAGAAAGCGCTTGAACAGGCACAAGTGAAATAG
- a CDS encoding TetR/AcrR family transcriptional regulator: MEEFELIDKKDDILKHGRELFKTKGFKDTNISELTKMAGIATGTFYKYYPSKEKLFMDIFLEENAKLKNQCLQSLDFTKSPLEIVGQMLSQNAAGMNANPILKEWYNKSVFDKIEKLYLEENGLQAVDFLYDSFLELVEKWQVEGKIRKDIDSKMIMMIFAAVINVDTHKEEIGLEYFPQLLELMTKLIMKGLEDCSD, from the coding sequence ATGGAGGAATTTGAATTGATTGATAAGAAAGACGATATATTAAAACATGGAAGAGAATTATTTAAAACAAAAGGATTTAAAGATACCAATATTTCTGAGTTAACGAAGATGGCAGGGATTGCCACCGGTACATTTTATAAATATTATCCATCAAAAGAGAAACTCTTCATGGATATTTTTCTGGAAGAGAACGCCAAACTAAAAAACCAGTGTTTACAGTCACTTGATTTTACCAAGAGCCCACTGGAAATTGTGGGGCAAATGCTGTCGCAAAATGCGGCGGGAATGAATGCCAACCCTATTTTGAAGGAATGGTATAACAAAAGTGTCTTTGATAAAATCGAAAAGCTTTATCTGGAGGAAAACGGACTTCAAGCGGTTGATTTTTTATATGACAGCTTTCTTGAACTTGTGGAGAAATGGCAAGTTGAAGGAAAAATACGAAAAGATATTGACAGCAAAATGATTATGATGATTTTTGCTGCTGTGATCAACGTTGATACGCATAAGGAAGAAATCGGACTTGAGTACTTTCCACAACTTTTAGAGCTGATGACAAAGCTTATTATGAAAGGCCTTGAAGACTGCTCAGATTAA
- a CDS encoding MFS transporter, producing the protein MKELFQNKVFRIIMTTDAIQQLCIWIRNMAVLFFVIEKTNANPIAISLITIFEYLPIFVFSYLGGTLADKWNPKHTMIAGDFLSSISVVVILLLINQGLWQTVFAATLVSSMVSQFSVPSSAIMFKRNIDTTLVTPAISLSQGLQSLYIIIGPIIGTLLYQSIGITLSLTIIAVLFLCSSLIQFLLPASPRNTDYIRPSLLSQMKEGLVYIHNDKGLTVLCSLLGLFGFAQGLIQPLTIFILTDRLGLEKESLQWFYSLSGIGLLAGAIISMSIVSKYRTRTILFFSMIAFAAVTIAEALSTMVVLTATLYLISGLIIAFVQVAISAPLIKTVQEDYIGRINGLITPLMIGGILIGTALSGILIEQLSLISVFMLSAFMLVICGIISLGYQSAPEQVELNRTP; encoded by the coding sequence ATGAAAGAATTATTTCAAAACAAGGTATTTCGAATTATTATGACCACCGATGCAATTCAACAGCTATGTATCTGGATCCGAAACATGGCAGTGCTATTCTTTGTCATTGAAAAAACAAATGCAAATCCCATTGCTATATCATTGATTACAATTTTTGAATATCTGCCCATCTTTGTGTTTTCCTATCTAGGCGGTACCCTGGCCGATAAGTGGAATCCCAAGCATACCATGATTGCCGGGGACTTCTTAAGCAGTATTTCGGTAGTCGTGATTCTTTTGTTAATCAATCAAGGGTTATGGCAAACAGTTTTTGCCGCCACCCTCGTTTCTTCAATGGTAAGCCAGTTTTCAGTCCCTTCATCGGCAATCATGTTCAAACGAAATATTGATACCACACTCGTAACCCCGGCGATTTCACTATCTCAGGGTCTGCAATCTCTATACATTATAATTGGCCCGATTATTGGCACATTACTCTATCAAAGCATCGGGATTACCCTTTCGCTGACAATCATCGCCGTTCTGTTTTTATGTTCCTCGCTGATACAATTTTTATTACCGGCAAGCCCCAGAAATACCGATTATATCAGGCCAAGTCTGTTATCCCAAATGAAGGAGGGCCTGGTCTATATCCACAATGATAAAGGGTTGACGGTGCTCTGTTCATTGTTAGGACTGTTTGGCTTTGCCCAGGGTCTAATTCAACCGCTAACCATTTTTATCCTGACCGATCGACTGGGTCTTGAAAAAGAAAGCCTCCAATGGTTCTATTCGCTATCCGGGATCGGGCTGCTTGCTGGCGCAATTATCTCCATGTCAATCGTCAGTAAATATCGAACCAGAACGATCTTGTTTTTTAGCATGATCGCTTTTGCCGCTGTGACAATCGCTGAAGCGTTATCCACAATGGTGGTTCTGACAGCGACACTCTATCTTATATCCGGCTTAATCATCGCTTTTGTTCAGGTCGCGATCAGTGCGCCATTGATTAAAACGGTTCAGGAAGATTATATCGGCAGAATCAACGGGCTGATCACGCCGCTGATGATTGGTGGCATTCTGATCGGCACCGCATTGTCCGGTATTTTAATCGAACAGCTCTCTCTGATTTCGGTGTTTATGCTGTCCGCCTTCATGCTGGTCATTTGCGGCATCATTAGCCTGGGATA
- a CDS encoding uroporphyrinogen decarboxylase family protein, which yields MNLRENVMAVYRGEQPDYYGDLMAAVEFIPDPLFIQDALLPQDGKEYRDSWGTVRVFLPGAPGPHPHITRDNVVITDIEKWEEQLVVPSIENLDWTPAREVASHIDRNEKLACFFYPGGLFERSHFLLGMEDALMHYLEYPDEMKALLRVIADHKMAYIRKVAAETQPDIIFYHDDWGTKQNLFLPPGVWREIIKPLQKEIADTIHECGMIYMHHADCILEPIVTDLVEIGVDIWQGVIAQNDIVKIQAITEGKLAMIGGIDGPKIDVENITEEQIREEVRRAVDTYCPAGRFYPSIPNGICFREWNNAIFMDELSKYGREYAQKNPIA from the coding sequence ATGAATTTGAGAGAAAACGTTATGGCCGTGTATCGCGGTGAGCAGCCGGATTATTATGGAGATTTGATGGCAGCGGTAGAATTTATTCCCGACCCCTTATTTATTCAGGATGCTTTGCTTCCTCAGGACGGCAAAGAATATAGGGATTCCTGGGGAACGGTACGGGTCTTCCTGCCGGGGGCACCTGGGCCTCATCCTCATATCACCCGGGACAATGTGGTCATCACGGATATAGAAAAATGGGAGGAGCAACTTGTCGTCCCATCCATTGAGAATCTGGACTGGACACCGGCTCGGGAAGTGGCGTCCCATATTGATCGAAATGAAAAACTGGCCTGTTTCTTCTATCCCGGTGGACTCTTTGAGCGCAGTCATTTTCTGCTGGGCATGGAAGATGCCCTGATGCATTACTTGGAATATCCTGACGAAATGAAAGCGTTGCTGCGGGTGATTGCCGACCATAAGATGGCTTACATTCGCAAAGTTGCGGCAGAAACTCAGCCGGATATCATCTTTTATCACGACGACTGGGGTACCAAACAAAATTTATTTTTACCTCCAGGAGTGTGGCGGGAGATCATCAAGCCGCTGCAGAAAGAAATTGCCGACACCATTCATGAATGTGGCATGATCTATATGCATCATGCGGACTGCATCCTGGAACCGATCGTAACCGATCTCGTTGAGATTGGCGTCGATATCTGGCAAGGTGTCATTGCACAGAACGATATTGTAAAAATCCAGGCGATCACCGAAGGGAAATTGGCGATGATCGGCGGCATTGACGGCCCCAAGATCGATGTGGAAAACATTACCGAAGAGCAAATTCGGGAAGAAGTGCGCCGCGCCGTCGATACTTACTGTCCTGCCGGGCGTTTCTATCCGTCCATCCCTAACGGTATTTGCTTCCGGGAATGGAACAATGCTATCTTCATGGACGAGCTGTCGAAATATGGCCGGGAATATGCACAAAAGAACCCGATTGCCTAG